The following proteins are encoded in a genomic region of Brachionichthys hirsutus isolate HB-005 chromosome 14, CSIRO-AGI_Bhir_v1, whole genome shotgun sequence:
- the cdv3 gene encoding protein CDV3 homolog isoform X2 gives MADLPPEKSLDDFFAKRDKKKKKERGKGKEPAPAVVLKKTKREKEKSTKNENQDAQIEKEDEEWKEFEQKEVDYSGLRLQALQISDEKEEEEYEKEEVGEDGEIILVSADKVSGPWNKPGAAPAAAPVEEVEVPETRISGVYRHPGARLGTVRRTHMQGPPEIHSDSQFPSLLATAKHVETRKDREMEKTFEVVKHKTRDREEGGAPMQQLQLDNQYAILGDK, from the exons ATGGCGGATCTTCCACCGGAGAAGAGTCTGGACGATTTCTTTGCCAAGCGggataaaaagaagaagaaagagagaggaaagggcAAGGAGCCCGCCCCGGCCGTGGTGCTGAAAAAAAccaagagggagaaagaaaaatcgACAAAAAACGAAAATCAAGACGCACAGATAGAAAAG gaggatgaagagtggaAAGAGTTTGAGCAGAAAGAAGTGGATTACTCCGGGCTCCGGCTCCAAGCGCTCCAGATAAG CGacgagaaagaggaggaggagtatgaGAAGGAGGAGGTCGGTGAGGATGGCGAGATCATTCTGGTCAGTGCGGACAAAGTGTCGGGCCCGTGGAACAAGCCCGGCGCCGCTCCGGCCGCTGCACCCGTGG AGGAAGTAGAGGTGCCCGAGACAAGGATTTCCGGAGTGTATCGCCACCCGGGGGCTCGGCTCGGCACCGTGAGACGAACGCACATGCAGGGGCCTCCCGAGATCCACAGCGACTCACAATTCCCCTCTCTACTGGCAACGGCCAAGCACGTGGAAACGCGCAA GGACAGGGAAATGGAGAAGACTTTCGAGGTTGTGAAACACAAGACCCGCGACAGAGAGGAGGGCGGCGCTccgatgcagcagctgcagctcgacAACCAATATGCCATTTTGGGGGACAAGTAA
- the cdv3 gene encoding protein CDV3 homolog isoform X1 — protein sequence MADLPPEKSLDDFFAKRDKKKKKERGKGKEPAPAVVLKKTKREKEKSTKNENQDAQIEKEDEEWKEFEQKEVDYSGLRLQALQISDEKEEEEYEKEEVGEDGEIILVSADKVSGPWNKPGAAPAAAPVAEEVEVPETRISGVYRHPGARLGTVRRTHMQGPPEIHSDSQFPSLLATAKHVETRKDREMEKTFEVVKHKTRDREEGGAPMQQLQLDNQYAILGDK from the exons ATGGCGGATCTTCCACCGGAGAAGAGTCTGGACGATTTCTTTGCCAAGCGggataaaaagaagaagaaagagagaggaaagggcAAGGAGCCCGCCCCGGCCGTGGTGCTGAAAAAAAccaagagggagaaagaaaaatcgACAAAAAACGAAAATCAAGACGCACAGATAGAAAAG gaggatgaagagtggaAAGAGTTTGAGCAGAAAGAAGTGGATTACTCCGGGCTCCGGCTCCAAGCGCTCCAGATAAG CGacgagaaagaggaggaggagtatgaGAAGGAGGAGGTCGGTGAGGATGGCGAGATCATTCTGGTCAGTGCGGACAAAGTGTCGGGCCCGTGGAACAAGCCCGGCGCCGCTCCGGCCGCTGCACCCGTGG CAGAGGAAGTAGAGGTGCCCGAGACAAGGATTTCCGGAGTGTATCGCCACCCGGGGGCTCGGCTCGGCACCGTGAGACGAACGCACATGCAGGGGCCTCCCGAGATCCACAGCGACTCACAATTCCCCTCTCTACTGGCAACGGCCAAGCACGTGGAAACGCGCAA GGACAGGGAAATGGAGAAGACTTTCGAGGTTGTGAAACACAAGACCCGCGACAGAGAGGAGGGCGGCGCTccgatgcagcagctgcagctcgacAACCAATATGCCATTTTGGGGGACAAGTAA
- the tmem108 gene encoding transmembrane protein 108 translates to MKTSLQVLRCQLLSVLAFLALSAGLLSSAQELHLLQSSRDPVSMAAAHAGPPSGPGPRSPDWHHEGSSSGDWTSKGGSRPSNIILPGSASALGLKLGERHSIALREVHAMNEPPTAELEVEPKGASVTPGGSPPSSQTSTVSSLAPSTGRSLTQSPASIPENHTAPNETTTEGGRGQVVQGNGTDNAPLGYGSGNVTAHGGLLPNGSVEEASNQRSGWEPPPTASGNFLNRQVPATTQDPWLPGNSSGPTVESPPSRTTICFSRMDIVWIVLAISVTASSCSVLLTICCMRRKKKSSNPENNLSYWNNAITMDYFSRHAVELPREIHTLESEDYDTCQPPNGDYSGSSMVLVNPFCQETLFINRDKASAI, encoded by the exons ATGAAGACAAGCCTGCAGGTCCTGCGCTGCCAGCTGCTGA GTGTTTTAGCATTCCTAGCGCTATCAGCAGGACTGCTCTCATCAGCACAggagctgcacctcctccagtcATCCCGGGATCCTGTCTCCATGGCGGCCGCTCACGCCGGACCCCCGTCTGGCCCCGGACCTCGCTCCCCGGACTGGCATCATGAAGGCTCCAGCAGCGGGGACTGGACCTCCAAAGGGGGCAGCAGGCCCTCAAACATCATCCTCCCCGGCAGTGCCTCTGCACTGGGCCTGAAACTCGGGGAGCGCCATTCCATCGCCCTGAGGGAGGTGCACGCAATGAACGAGCCCCCGACCGCTGAACTGGAGGTGGAGCCGAAGGGAGCGTCTGTCACCCCGGGGGGCAGCCCGCCATCGAGTCAAACGTCCACCGTGTCCTCCCTAGCCCCGTCCACTGGGCGCAGCCTGACACAGAGTCCAGCATCCATCCCAGAGAACCACACCGCACCCAACGAGACCACCACAGAGGGGGGGCGCGGCCAGGTGGTCCAAGGTAACGGCACAGACAATGCCCCTCTGGGGTACGGCTCGGGGAATGTAACTGCGCACGGCGGGCTGCTCCCCAACGGCTCCGTGGAGGAGGCGTCCAATCAGAGGAGTGGATGGGAACCCCCGCCCACGGCCAGCGGGAACTTCCTGAACAGGCAGGTTCCCGCCACCACCCAGGACCCGTGGTTGCCGGGCAACAGCTCAGGCCCCACCGTCGAATCGCCGCCGTCCCGCACGACCATCTGCTTCAGCAGGATGGACATAGTGTGGATCGTGCTCGCCATCAGCGTCACGGCGTCCTCGTGTT CTGTGCTCTTGACGATCTGCTgtatgaggaggaagaagaagtctTCGAATCCGGAGAACAACCTCAGCTACTGGAACAACGCCATCACCATGGACTACTTCAGCAGGCACGCCGTGGAGCTGCCCAGAGAGATACACACTCTGGAGAGCGAG GACTACGACACCTGTCAACCCCCTAATGGAGACTACAGCGGCAGCAGCATGGTCCTGGTTAACCCCTTCTGCCAGGAGACCCTCTTCATCAACAGAGACAAAGCTTCTGCCATCTAG